In Atopobium sp. oral taxon 416, the genomic stretch CTTACTCTTAACCAGGACGAGATAATGCAGCTGCTCGAAGGCTCCAGCAAAGAGGCACTCAAGCTCATGCTCTAAAAGTCGCTCAATGCCCATCTGCTCGCAAAGTCGGAGGGTCAGCTGGGTGCGGGGTACCGGGGTACTTGGCAAGCGCAGCGACAGCCGCAGCGGTAGAGGAGGCGCTTCCTCACGCTGCGCTTCGACACGATAGATCTCTTTGTCCTAAGGAAACGATGATTAATGCCCCATGACGTGCCAGAGGGGACCGACCACACGGCTTTTCTAGGGAAACGATGATTAATGCCCCATAACGTGTCAGAGGGGACCGACCACACGACTTTTCTGGGCCGGCATGCGGGAAAGGCAGGGAAGGATGCCCATCCAGCACGTGCAGGAGCCGCCATCCTTACATCCGTCCTGCCGCATGCACCGCAATAAGGCTCCAAGACGGATCAAGCAACTCTGGGAGCCGGGAGGTGCAGCCTGCCGGCAAAAGATGCACATGGCAAGGTTTGCAAGGGCGAGGCAGACTTGAGTGTGCAGGCATCTTCTCTATCCTTCTGTAGCGCTTCCTTAAGGGGTCGAAGCGGCGCTTCACGATAAGGAAGGGATGCTTCTGCCTTTGAGCGGCCGGATGCCTTCCTGGACTCGATGCTTTTCTCGGAGAAGAGTGCACAGGCAAGGCCTTCTCTAGTCGAAGGCTTTCTTAGCAACGCTTTAGCGCATAGATGAGAGGTGTGGGTCTTTATGCGTCCTTAAGGGCGCTTCGCTATACCTATATAGCCTAAAGTCTGCGCAGCAGAACCTGTCATCTTCCCTTACGAGTACGTGTGCCACAGGATATGTCAGATACATTCTAGGCGCTCGTCTCCACACCATGCACAAGGCCACCTGCGGCATCCACGCCGATATGTGCCTTGTATCCGATACGCCAGGCTCCCCCTTTCTTGGACTGGTGCGCTTTAAGGGTCGCGCACATGGTCCTTGTTCTTCGTTAAGCTTTAGAGCCCAGGTGAAGGTCACATCCACCATGGAGCCGCCCCGCCCCGTGATCCCTGCCTTCTCGAGCTCTAAGTTCAGGCGTAAAGCACAAGCTTTACCGAACTCCTCTCGCTTTAAGGCTATGGCGCATCTTCGCGCTCGTCGTTGCATCTGGCACCTGCGCTTGCATGAGGTCTACGTGCACAGAAGCGCCACTAGGAGTGACAATCCAGGATAGCATCTTTAAGTTCCCTCGTCTTAAGAGAGCAAACATGACCTAAAGCAGGCTACATCCTAAGCTTCGCCTTTGCAGCGCGCACATGCCTGACAGGAGCCTGTCAGTGGTAGCTGGTATCTACTAGTGCAATCCAGCTATCCCACACAACGATTGTATCCATCTGCTCCAGGTGTGCCTCCCGTCTGGTCTTTCTCCTTAGACCTTAGGATTTAAGGTCTTAAAAGCTCATCTGGCTGCTCATATCTTCCTTTTGGATATGCTGGAATACGTTGCTGTAATTATAACATATCCGCAGGCAGATAGGCATCTATGTGGGTATGGGCACTGCGTGGTTCGAGACATTTTAAGCCGATGTCATACAGCGTGTGGTCCCAGCGACCTCATCGAGGCGAATTAATCATCGTTTCCCTAGGCCTGCATGCGGAAAAGGATGCCCATCCAGCACGTGCAGGAGCCGTCATCCTGGCATCTGTCCTGCCCCATGCACCGCATCCGGCAGAAGGCCCCAAGACGGAATGCCTTCCGCCTGGTCTTTCTCCTTAGACCTTAGGATTTAAGGTCCTAAAAGCTCATCTGGTTGCCCATATCTTCCTTTTGGATATGCTGGAATACGTGGATGTAGCTATACCATATCCAGAAGACAGATAGGCATCTATGTGGGTATGGGCACTGCGTGGTTCGAGACATTTTGAGCCGATGTCATACAGCGTGCAGCTCCACTGGCCTCATCGAGGCGAATTATTCATCGTTTCCCTAGCGCGATCGATTCCGGCGCTCTGGACTCTCCCCGCACAAACGAGCGACTGGAAAGGAAGGCGCCCGGCGCCAAAGGAGGGGCAATATCAAGGTCTCCCAGATGCTCTGAGAAAGGCTAAGGGAGGTCCTCTGAGCGCTTCTGTCTGGGTAAGTGGGCAAACCGACACTGTTATGGGGCCAACCTCTGCGTGCCCGTTGGGTCTTGTCCAAGCACTCCTTTGCGGCTGCTTGTGGGTAGCAAGGGCGTGCGCGCTACCCAGCTCAGCATCCTTGAGGGGGGTTTCGCTCAAGACAATCACGCCTGGTTGCGCCAAGCAGCTCTCCCGGCAGGGCTAAGGTCGCAAAAGCCTTGGGAGGTGTACAGTTTTGCTTCTGCGAGCCGCACCACCTGTGGCAGAAGGCGATAGTTAAGAACACCGATGTCCTCATCTGTGAGTTCTTCCCCTAAGGGTGTAGCGACTTTTCCTGGGTCTCACATAAGGAGGTACAACATGTCTTGGATCTGATCTGTGACAGGCCAAGAAAGGTATTAGGCTACAGGACGGCCAACGAGGTCTTTAGGGAGATGGTGCACTCAGCTTGACAATCTGCCTACTGATTGGATTGGTTCGATTGACCCTGTGATTGATCTGTTTGATCTTGTGACTGATCAGTCTGGTCTTGGGCCTGATCCTGGCTCTGGTCATCTCCGTTCTTGTCGCTCACATCTCCGACGGCGTTGACCATCAGATCGGTGTAGGCCTTGATACCCTCATCGGTCAAACTCTGACCAATCTCATCCATGTACTCCGGATGCTCTTGGACCTCAGAGTTCCAATCGATCACCTGAACGTTCTTACGCGAGGACGCCATATCTAACAGGATCTGGTTGTTCGCATCGGCAAAGCTCGCGGTGCTGTACCCATTCACAAGCCAGACCTCGACGTCATCCCCGATCGTGTTGAGCAGTGAGTTCACGTGGTCCCTCGAAAGCGGCACATCCGCCTGCAGGGCAATCACGACACGCTTGCCGGCAGTCCCGGAGTTCACGTAGTTCTGCCAGACCTTCTCAAGCTCGTCAGAACTTCTGCCCGCAGAACAGTCGATCATTGTATAAGGCCACGCCTGTGAAAGTGAATCAGCGGCCTTGATCGACACCCCGTCGCCCAGGAAGATCACCTTGTAGGTGGTGTTCTCCTTGGTCGGGACTTCGTAGCCCATGGTGTTGACGATGAGGTCTACAAAGTTCTGCGCATAGTTCGGACGCAGGTGCGTTCCATCATCCCAGAACCACTCGTTGTGGGACTGTGAATCATCGTACCAGTCAATCACGGAGACATTGTCGTTTGCTGCGGCTAGCTGATTCAGGAGTGTGTTGTTCGGTGAGCACCACGGCTTCGGCACACGGTCATTCACGAACCAGATCTGCTTGCCCGGCCCCACGGCGTCGACCAGCTGCTGCAGGAAGTCTTCAGTGAGGTATCCATTGGAACCGATTGAGAACACAACGTTGTCCCCCACGACGCCCTTGCCCGCATAGCCTTGATAGACCGCGAGGGCATCGGTTGGTTGCCGTCCGACTTCAGCGTCGACCATCCCATGCGGGAAGGCGGCATTCAGATTGTCGATCGCGCCTAAAGATACTGAGTCCCCGATAAAGAGGACGTCATATTCCCCATCCGTCAGCGGTTTCTTCAGGGTCGCGGCGCTCACCACTTCCTGCGCATCCCCGTTGTCCCCGACGGCAGCTTCAGCCGGAACGGTAATTAAACCGACAATTGCGACGGCGAGCACCGCCATAGACGCGATGGTTCTGATCAGCTTCATCGGGCACAGATGCACCGCGCGCACCAAGCCGGTCTCGTTGTTCTCTTTGACCTGGCGGCGTGCTCTTCTGCGGGCCTTAGGGCCTTTGAAGTAACCGTGCTTGAGCACCGCATGCACCATGTGCTTGCGGAACGGGGTCTCAACCACGTTGTAGCTGATGTCCGCTGCGATCAAGGTCAACACCAACTCGAGCAAGATTAGATACCACGGCTGGTTCACACCCGCACGTGGAGTCAAAAGCTCGATGATAATGTAGTGCCAGATATAGATCGCGAAGCTGCGCTTACCGATCCACACGAGCGGCTTGATGGAGAGGATCCTTCCCATCACCGTATCCTGCACGAGCAAGCCGTAGATAGCGAAGGCCGCCAGCACGGAGCAGGCAAGCGTACCTCCCCAGTAAGAGAAAGCGGAATAACCGTTCGTCACATTCATCATAACGAGCAGGGCGATGGTGGCGCCAGCTGCGGAGAGCTCCAGCTTCACGCGCTTGTCGGTCGGCTGGTCCTGCGCGCGAAAGCTCGTTTGCTTCTCAAGCGGGCAAGCAAAGGCCAGCAGGCATCCAACGAGCAGCGACTGCGCGCGGGTGTCGGTGCCGTAGTAGGCACGGGAAGGGTCCGCTTCAGGCACATAGAGCAGCGCCATCGCTGCCGCAGAGAGCCCAGTCGCGATCGCAAGCCCGATGATCAGTTGTTTTTTGTTTGCCTTGTGACGCAGGCAGAAGTAGAGGATAGGGGGCCAAGCCAGATAGAACTGGAATTCGATCGCGAGCGACCAGAAGTGCGTTATAGGTGACGGTGCGCCTGCTGCTGCAAAATAGGACTGCTGTGTAAAGATCTTGAACCAGTTGATGAACATCAGAAGGCCAGGGATAATATCGGGCCGCATCTTTGTTAAGAGCTGATGGTCGAAGATCGTGCAGGCCGCCAGCGCGATTGCCACGTAAGCCAGACAGGTCGGCAGAAGGCGCTTAATGCGTTTGACATAGTAATGACCACAGGAGATGCGCCCGCTCTGCTCAAACTCACGCAGCAAGCCGCCGGTTGCCAGATACCCTGACAGCACGAAGAGGACACTGACACCGATCAGACCTCCCTGGCACCAGATAAGGTTCATGTGGTAGAACACAACCGCCAGTGCACACAGCGCCCTGAGTCCATCGAGCGAATTTATGTAGGGCACATGGGTACGCGTCTTTGTATTCGTTCGTGATTGCTTTGGAACTTTGAACGTCGTCGTTGTATCAGAAACCACAGGTCCTCCGGGCAGGAAATAAAAAGTCTAACAGATAAAGAAAACTTAGTCTGTCAAGACAGAATTTTCACTAGTTTTATTTTAGCTCTATAGAATCTTAAAACGCTGCCTTCACCCACAATTTTTAGGCTCTTCGACGTTTCTAGTGGGTAGTGCAGGCCAGCTGCCTCTGGGCCGAGAAGTTGAGTTTTCCAGTCTGAGGAAGATCATCGCCTCGAAGTAGGACATGTTCCTGAAGCCCCTAGCAGCGCTTTCTGCTGATTAGACGAGGGAGTTGAGCCCTTCGAGGAACGAATTGGTTAAATTCCTCTTCCACCAATTCAAGATCTCTTCCCACTCCTTTCTAAGCGTGCTTGCCACCCTCTTCATCTTAGCCACGGCAGAGTGCATCATCTACAAGCAAAGGCGGTTTGGGGCTGCAGCAGCCGATTCCCTGTCGGGGCATGAATAGACGTCCTGCATCGCCTCTGCCATCTGGCAGGCGCGCGCCTCTGTGTGCACCTCACAGGGTCTGTCGCCCTCATGAAGAGCTGCCACCACATGGATGCTGTCCAGGATCTGGGCGGCCTGGGGCATCGCTGCGGTGACTCCCAGGGAGTTATGTCTTTGCCATGTCGCGCATGGCCTCTAAACCCTTCGCCCTGTCCCCTGTGTGCTCCCTAAGCTCATCTCACTTGCCGCCCTTGTCCTTTGCCTTCCGTGATGGCGGGGGTGCGCTGGTAGTCGAGGTCAGCCATGATGCTGATACAGCTTTGGTCGCACCTTTTGGCGGTGTCGTCTGTGCCTACACACACGACTCTGGAATAGTCTGCTGCGTCCCTTGCCTTCGATGTCGCCTTCCCAAGCAGTCTCCATATGCGCATGGGCTGTCTCGTGCAGAGGCTTATGGCCACAACGCTCATGACAAACGATCAGCTGGGCCTCAAAGAGCGCCGCGATGCGTCTTCGGCCACACCTCCCAGAGTATCCTTGCGGCATGCACGCCGTCTTTGGGGCCTCAACACTGCGCCGTGTACAATCGTCTCGTATTGCCAGATATCGAGATGCCACAAGATCCTCTTGCGTCTGTCACAGGTGCCGCAGCGCCTGTGGCAGGCAGGGCTCACCACTTACCTGGTCCTGACGTGTACCACCTTCATATGGAACTCGTCCTGCGCTCATCTGCGCTTCTCGAACCAGACGTCTGTGACCTCCATTCGCCCCTAAGCCCCCTGGGGCTTCTTAAAGAGCCTTGTCAGCATGCCTTACCTTAAGCATCCATATCGCACCTCAGGACCGCATCCGTCGCCAAAAGCTTGGCTGTCCGGGCATCCCGCGCTCAAGGGATGCAGAAGTGCTACCCACCATAAGTAGCGGAGAGCCTTTTTACCCAGGAGCAAAAAGCTCCCTGAGAAACAGCGCTCATAACTCAGCATTGAGGCGCATTGAACGCTAAGATCATAGCTAAGGGTCTATCAGCCTGACGATCCGGAAAGGAGCATACAGTCATGGTAAAACTTCTCTATCAAGGACACGCGAGCTTCCGTCTCGCCGTAAACAACTACATCACCTACATCGACCCCTATGCCGGAGAGCAGTACAACGAGCCTGCGGATCTCATTCTGGTAACGCATCAGCACTACGACCACAACCAGATCGAGCTTCCCGCCCGCAAACACACCTGCCAGCTCTGGCAGAATATGGATTCCCATCCTTCCAAGGATGTCTACCTCACCAAGCAGTTTGGACCCTTAGAGATCAGCGCTACGGTCGCCTGCAATAAGAACCATCCGATCGATCAGTGTGTAGGCTATCTGATCCGCACCGAGGGCATCACCCTGTGGTTTGCAGGCGACACCTCCTATGTGCCTGAGATGAAGACTCAGATGCCCAAAGAGCACATCGACTACGCTTTCCTGCCCGGTGACGGCATCTTCAACATGGATATCGACGAGGCGGCACGCTGCGCGAACCTGATCGGCGCCAAGAACGTGACCCCGATCCACCTCTATCCGGATCACCTCTACAGTGACAAGCTGGCGCACCGCTTTAAGGATCTGGCTGACAACTGCCTCCTGATCCGTCCGGGTGAAGAAATCACGCTTGTTCACCAGTGAGTGTTTGCATATCTCAAAAACAGGTACAAACTAAACAAGCTATGTACACTGAACGCCACCGCGCTGTTGCAGAACCAACGGCGCGGTTTTCATGTAACGAAAGGAGGCCACCTGTGCCTTCTGTTCTTCCCTCTCAGGTCATACGGGAGATTCCTCAGGATCCAACGCCGCAGCAGCGCACCCACTACGGCAACTATGCAAGCATCGTCGGAATCATCTGCAACGTTGCGTTAGCACTCGGCAAAGGCATCGTCGGGCTCGCGAGCGGCTACGTCTCAATCATCGCTGACGCAATCAACAACCTCTCCGATGCGACAAGCTCCATCATCTCGCTGATCGGCTTCAAACTCGCGGATCGGCCTGCGGATACCGGCCACCCCTTCGGACACGGCCGCTTTGAGTATCTGGCAGGGCTTGTCGTCGCCGTGATCGTCGCGGCCGCCGGCATCGAACTGATCATCAGCTCCGGGCGCCGCATTTTGAATCCGGAGGAGACCGACTTCAATCTGGTCTTGGTCTTCATGCTGCTCGCCTCGATTGCAGTCAAATTCTGGATGCAGTACTTCTACAAACGTATCGGCACCAAACTGAACAGTGAGCCGCTTAAAGCAACCGGCGTCGACTCCCGCAACGATGTGATCACCACCGCAGCAGTCCTGCTCTCTGCAGTGATCTCATACTTCTACCATATAGACCTCGATGGGATCTGCGGTCTTGCGGTCGGGATCTTTGTCCTCTACTCGGGCATCAGCCTGGTTAGGGACACCGTAAGTCCGCTTCTGGGCCGCGCACCCTCACAGGAGGAGGTCGACCACATCAGGAAGGTCATCACGAGCTACCCCAATGTGATCGGAATGCACGATCTGATGATCCATGACTACGGCCCGGGTCGTCAGTTTGGGAGTGCCCACGTCGAGATGCCCTCCACCATCAATATTATGGAAGGCCACGATACGCTCGATAACATCGAACAGTACTTTCGGGAGCACGAGGGGTTTGTGATGACACTGCATTTGGACCCGATCGTAATCAACGACCCTGCAGTCAACGAGCTGCGCGCCTGGATCAACGATACGCTCAAGACGATCAATCCACGCCTCTCGATGCATGACCTCAGAACCGTACCTGGCCCCACCCACACGAATGTTATATTCGATATCGTAAAACCGTACGATGTGAATATGAGCGATGAGGAACTGAAGGTCCTCATCTCGAAGAAGATCGTGGAACACAAACCGGACGCGGTCTGCAAGATCACCGTCGACCACGCCTACGCCTCTGTCGCTGCCTAACAAAGGAGTTTTAAGTCCCATGTCTAGCTACAAAGCAAAACAGATGATCGTGATGCGCCGTGACCTCAGGATGCGCAAAGGCAAGATCGCGGCCCAGGCGGGCCACGCCTGCGTGGAGGCAACACTTATGGCCCTTGCCCGGGAGCACCGCCTGGGTGAGGTCAGAGTCGAGACCGATATAGCCGGCGACCCCAGCTGGATCTACCTCAACGACGAGGGTGAGGATCCGACGCCGCTCTCTGACTGGTTTGATGCGGGCGTCGCAAAGGTCTGCGTCTACGTGGACTCTGAGCAGGAGCTGCTCGACTTAGCACAGCTGGGACGAGACCGGGGCTTCATCGTCGCCCTCATCCGGGATGCAGGCATCACCGAGTTCCACGGGGAGTCAACCTATACCTGTCTCGCCTTTGAACCGCTAAGCCCCGAGCAGATTGATCCTTTGACCGGCGACCTGCCGCTCTATTAACTGACTCCCTCCCACTACGCTCAGCACGGGAGGCGCCGAGCGTTGAATACCATGCTATGGTTACGACATTTCCGGCATAGCCGTTAGAACCGCACATCCTATGCGCAACGATAAGCTGTGCGAAACTCTCCCCCATGTTCGGGTATCATGCGCTTGCACCGCAGCCAAAGAATCCGCACTGAAGAGCAATTGGGCAAAATTCACGTGCCGATACTTGGCACAGGCAGCCAGAGCCGCGCATTCCATTTCAACAGTGCTCGCGCCCAGACGCTTTGCCGCCGCTATTTTCTGAGGCGTTTCCCGAAAGAAGCCATCGGTTGTCCAGGTGGTCACCTCCTGGAAATTGATTCCTAAAGAAGCTAGAGCCCCTTTGATATGATCAAGATACTTCGAATCAAGGCGTATGAATTGATTTGCCGGGGCATAGTGAAACGATGTGCCTTCATCCCGGAGCGCCTTGACCGGCAGCAACAGCTTATTTTCCGGGAGGTCCCGGATAACCCCGGCGGTGCCGATCGCCAGAATGTTGTGTGCTCCATGGGCAATGAGCCAATCCAAGAGCTGGGTTGCTGCTGGAGCACCGAGCGGCGCCTGACATAGGGTGAGCTTGAATCCATCTATGTCGACTTCATATACGAGGGGCTTAAATGCAATGGTATCGAATCGTCCGAGCACACGATGAGGGATGCCACCTACAAAATGCTCTATATCCTCTTCCGGCACGAATGCATAGAGTAACCGTTCAGGAACATGGTCTTCAGGCTGGTCCCAAGCGGGATCAATGATTCCTTGTCCATCATCAAAATCCAATATGAATAGGTCCCTGCACATAGTTTCCCCTATAACGCAGCGGAAGGGCAGCGGGAGGATCAGCCAAACGCCTGGACCTCCCGCTTTGTATAGCTGTGTTCTCAAGCAATTAGAAGTCGCAGTTGCCGACAAAGCGTGGGTGCGGGATCACGTCACGGATATTATCGACGCCAGTCAGATACATGATCAGACGCTCGAAGCCGAGGCCGAAGCCTGCGTGGTGGCACGTGCCGTACTTGCGCAGATCGAGGTAGTACTTGTACTGATTCTCATCCATCCCGAGCTCCTCGATGCGCTGCTTGAGCCTGTCGTAGCGTTCCTCGCGCTGGGAACCGCCGATGATCTCGCCGATGCCCGGCACGAGGCAGTCGACTGCCGCAACGGTCTTGCCGTCCTCATTGGCGCGCATGTAGAAGGCCTTGATCTCCTTTGGGTAGTCCGTCACAAAGGTCGGGCGCTTAAAGTGCTTCTCGCACAGGTAGCGTTCGTGCTCGGTCTGTAGGTCGATGCCCCATTTGACCGGGAACTCGAAGTGATAGCCGTTCTCCTGTGCGTTCTGCAGGATCTGGATGGCCTCAGTGTAGGTGGTGCGGGCAAACTTCGAGGTGGCCACATGGCGCAGGCGGTTCAGCAGGCCTTTATCCACAAAGCGGCTGAGCATGTTGAGCTCATCAGGGCACCGGTCAAGGACGGCCTGGATCATGAACTTGAGCATCGCCTCAGCGACATCCATATCCCCTTCGAGGTCGCAGAACGCCATCTCCGGCTCCACCATCCAGAACTCTGCAGCATGCCGGCGAGTGTTGGAATCCTCAGCCCTGAAAGTAGGGCCAAAAGTGTAAACGTCCCCAAGGCTCATCGCGAAGTTCTCTGCCTGCAGCTGCCCTGAGACGGTCAGATTCGTCGGCTTGCCGAAGAAATCCTTGGACCAGTCCACGGAGCCGTCTTTGAGCTTCGGCACGTTCGCCATGTCAAACGTCGTCACATGGAACATCTCGCCTGCACCCTCCGCATTGGAGGCGGTGATGATCGGGGTGTTCACGTAGACGAAGTCACGCTCCTGGAAGAACATGTGGATCGCGTAGGCAGCGATGGAGCGAATACGGAAGACTGCACGGAACAGGTTGGTCCGGCTCCGCAGATGTTGCTGGGTACGCAGAAACTCACGGGTCGCATGCTTCTTCTGCATCGGATAGTCCGGGGCAGAAGCGCCCTCGATGACGACCTTAGTGGCCTGCATCTCAAAGGGCTGCGGGCGCCTCGGGGTAAGCGCGATAGTGCCCGTGACAATGAGGGCTGCACCGACGTTCTGGGAGACGATCGACTCGTAGGTCTCCTCCCCCAGCATCTCCTTATTGAGGACCACCTGCAGGTCCTTAAAGCAGGATCCGTCGTTCAGAACGATAAATCCAAAGTTCTTCATATCGCGGATGGAGCGGACCCATCCTGCACAGGTGACATTCTTCTCGGAGAACGCCTCTTTATCCTTATAGAGCTCATAGATCCTCGTACGCTTCAAGAGAACCTCCCTGCAGCAAAGACGGACTATCCTCGCTGTTTATCATTTGGAAACAGAAAAATTGTCAAGGTTGAGGTTAGCGCAAAACTTATCGTTTGTGCACCCATAGGGAGAAAGACTTAGAAAATCAGATTTAGGCCACGCTGAAGAGCCGGTGCGGGTGGCTCGCATAGGCACGGCAGTTCTGCGCAAACCCTTTCGCCAGTCCAAATTCCTCAGGATGGTTGAGGTAGAGCGACTCCGGATGCCACTGCACACCCCACACGCACGTCCTCCCCGGCATATAGACGGCCTCGATAAGCCCATCGTGGGAATACCCTGCCGATGTGAGTACCGGACTCAGCTCCCGGATTGCCTGATGGTGGCAGGAGTTAACCAAAAGACGCCGCTTCCCTACCGCCTCTGCAATCGGAGTATCCGCCAGAAGCGTCACCTTGTGAACGTCTTTTTCAGGCTCATCGTAGATGGAGTGCTTGAAGTCAGTGGCCCCCTGCTCATTCACATCCTGCCAGAGGGACCCCCCGAGCAGGACATTGAGCACCTGGACACCGCGACAAATACCGAGGACCGGCATATCGCGGTCGAGCGCTTCCCGCAGCAGCTCAAACTCTGCGTTGTCACGCTCCGGGTGAGGAGCATCCGCGTTCGGAAGAGGTCTCTGCCCATAGAGGCCAGGGTCCATATCGAAACCGCCGGTCAGGATAAGGCCCTGAACCCGATCCAGAAGCTCACTCACGTCACTGGGGTCGTCGTCGTAATCACACAGGATAGGAAGCATCCCCACTGCTTTCATCATGCTCGTATACTTCATATTGATGAGCTTGTGTTCTTTATCCGGCCCCTCGAAGATCGAAGGGGTGATGCAAACGATCGGCTTCACTGGTATCCTCCTCACAAAACTCCCTGCATCGGGGGCGGACCCAAAAAGTTGGAGAACCTAGGTCGCTAGACCCAGTGACAGGCGGTATTCCAAAGGACTCATCCAGCCGAATGATTCCTTTGGTCGTTCGTTGTAATACTACATGATGTAGCCGTTAGACTGATCCATAAATTCGCTGCGTATGGTGTGGCTCCAATCATGATAGTAAAAGAATTCATGCTTGAGCCTACCGAAGATATCCTCTGCGGCGCTGTTGTACGGTGTGCAAGGACGGATTAGCATTTGACAAAGACCCACATAAGTCCCCTCTTTTCCGCATAGAGCCCTGCTACCTTTTTACCAGAGACTTTGAGAGGATACTTGCACTCTTCTGGCTTCTGTTTGATGTAGCAGCGACCTTGAAGATCCATTGCACTCCTCAATCTTTTCATGTATGGCAGCTTTGACCTCCTTGTACTTATCGGGGGTGTTGCTGTGGGATGTAGCACAGCAGTAGCGTAAGGAGGAGATATTGGACTCCCACAGGGGCTCTGGTACAAAAAATCAAGTTGAGGAAGCATCGGAGAGCTTGTGTTTCTCCTGACCGGTGAGCTCTTTGCTACTTTCGGCGTTTAAAACCTTCATCGTCTCTTCCAGCACTGCACCCCAAGGTCTAACCCATATACATCGCAAAGGCAAGCTTTTCTCGCTTCACCCGCATACTGTCGCTAGCATCAGGATCTGCGGCATCCATCGGCTCTTCTGCCAGATATCGTTTTCTTCAACCATATATGGTAGTTTCACCGATACCATATTTGCGTGTAGCATGTGCCTCTTGCCAAAGCACAGCTTAAAGGGTCTCCCATCCCATATGTTGAGGGTATCTTGTATGGACAGAGTGATCATATGGCATAAGATTTGGTGTCTGTCTGCACATCCAACCATAGAGGGTAGAGCCACACACACCGAATCAGGCGGCTCGTCCTTTGCTGGCGCACCATCGCGTATGTAGTCTAGAACCCTTTCGATAGATTCCTGTGAGTATGCCACACCCCATCCTTTGGGGTGCCCTCTGGGATCATGGATGCACCTCCTCCTATCAAATCTGTAACCGTATGTAAGTTTATGCACAGCAATTGCAACATCTCTGAAACAGCCTTCAACATCTATTTGGTGCCTATTCATAGTAAGGTAAGGACGTCGTGTACGAACGAAGGAGACACACTATAGGAAACGTGTGCATAGAGCACGTTTCACTCGGAGAGGTTCCGGTACCTGTGGGTGCCCTGTAGAGAACCCAGACCGAACGGTCCCATCAGAACTTTGCGATCGGTACTGAGCATATGCCCCAAGCGATCATCCGCGCCTTGATTCAGATTAAGGAAGCGGCAGCCCAGGCAAACAACAAGCTCGGTGTCTTTCCGCACAAGCAGATAACCCTGATCGAGAAGACCGCCGATGAGATCTTGGACGGCCAGCACGACGGCGAGTTCCCGCTCAAGGTGTGGCAGACTGGCTCTGGCACGCAGAGCAATATAAATGTGAACGAAGTCATCGCCAACCGTGGCAACCAGATCACGGGTAAGAAGGTCCTTCACCCCCATAGCTCAGTCAACCATTCCCAGTCTCCCAACGATACCTTCCCCAGTGCTCTGCACATCGCAGCAACCACCGAGCTCACCCAGGAGTTGATCCCCCGAAGCACAGGATCTGATCGCCTGTTTTAAGAAACTTGAGCAGAAAAACCGGGTCTTCCGCATTTCTAGTGGGTAGCAGAT encodes the following:
- a CDS encoding transposase; this translates as MCATLKAHQSKKGGAWRIGYKAHIGVDAAGGLVHGVETSA
- a CDS encoding acyltransferase family protein gives rise to the protein MPYINSLDGLRALCALAVVFYHMNLIWCQGGLIGVSVLFVLSGYLATGGLLREFEQSGRISCGHYYVKRIKRLLPTCLAYVAIALAACTIFDHQLLTKMRPDIIPGLLMFINWFKIFTQQSYFAAAGAPSPITHFWSLAIEFQFYLAWPPILYFCLRHKANKKQLIIGLAIATGLSAAAMALLYVPEADPSRAYYGTDTRAQSLLVGCLLAFACPLEKQTSFRAQDQPTDKRVKLELSAAGATIALLVMMNVTNGYSAFSYWGGTLACSVLAAFAIYGLLVQDTVMGRILSIKPLVWIGKRSFAIYIWHYIIIELLTPRAGVNQPWYLILLELVLTLIAADISYNVVETPFRKHMVHAVLKHGYFKGPKARRRARRQVKENNETGLVRAVHLCPMKLIRTIASMAVLAVAIVGLITVPAEAAVGDNGDAQEVVSAATLKKPLTDGEYDVLFIGDSVSLGAIDNLNAAFPHGMVDAEVGRQPTDALAVYQGYAGKGVVGDNVVFSIGSNGYLTEDFLQQLVDAVGPGKQIWFVNDRVPKPWCSPNNTLLNQLAAANDNVSVIDWYDDSQSHNEWFWDDGTHLRPNYAQNFVDLIVNTMGYEVPTKENTTYKVIFLGDGVSIKAADSLSQAWPYTMIDCSAGRSSDELEKVWQNYVNSGTAGKRVVIALQADVPLSRDHVNSLLNTIGDDVEVWLVNGYSTASFADANNQILLDMASSRKNVQVIDWNSEVQEHPEYMDEIGQSLTDEGIKAYTDLMVNAVGDVSDKNGDDQSQDQAQDQTDQSQDQTDQSQGQSNQSNQ
- a CDS encoding transposase gives rise to the protein MMHSAVAKMKRVASTLRKEWEEILNWWKRNLTNSFLEGLNSLV
- a CDS encoding MBL fold metallo-hydrolase, with protein sequence MVKLLYQGHASFRLAVNNYITYIDPYAGEQYNEPADLILVTHQHYDHNQIELPARKHTCQLWQNMDSHPSKDVYLTKQFGPLEISATVACNKNHPIDQCVGYLIRTEGITLWFAGDTSYVPEMKTQMPKEHIDYAFLPGDGIFNMDIDEAARCANLIGAKNVTPIHLYPDHLYSDKLAHRFKDLADNCLLIRPGEEITLVHQ
- a CDS encoding cation diffusion facilitator family transporter, with amino-acid sequence MPSVLPSQVIREIPQDPTPQQRTHYGNYASIVGIICNVALALGKGIVGLASGYVSIIADAINNLSDATSSIISLIGFKLADRPADTGHPFGHGRFEYLAGLVVAVIVAAAGIELIISSGRRILNPEETDFNLVLVFMLLASIAVKFWMQYFYKRIGTKLNSEPLKATGVDSRNDVITTAAVLLSAVISYFYHIDLDGICGLAVGIFVLYSGISLVRDTVSPLLGRAPSQEEVDHIRKVITSYPNVIGMHDLMIHDYGPGRQFGSAHVEMPSTINIMEGHDTLDNIEQYFREHEGFVMTLHLDPIVINDPAVNELRAWINDTLKTINPRLSMHDLRTVPGPTHTNVIFDIVKPYDVNMSDEELKVLISKKIVEHKPDAVCKITVDHAYASVAA
- the pth2 gene encoding aminoacyl-tRNA hydrolase; translated protein: MSSYKAKQMIVMRRDLRMRKGKIAAQAGHACVEATLMALAREHRLGEVRVETDIAGDPSWIYLNDEGEDPTPLSDWFDAGVAKVCVYVDSEQELLDLAQLGRDRGFIVALIRDAGITEFHGESTYTCLAFEPLSPEQIDPLTGDLPLY
- a CDS encoding nucleoside phosphorylase codes for the protein MDFDDGQGIIDPAWDQPEDHVPERLLYAFVPEEDIEHFVGGIPHRVLGRFDTIAFKPLVYEVDIDGFKLTLCQAPLGAPAATQLLDWLIAHGAHNILAIGTAGVIRDLPENKLLLPVKALRDEGTSFHYAPANQFIRLDSKYLDHIKGALASLGINFQEVTTWTTDGFFRETPQKIAAAKRLGASTVEMECAALAACAKYRHVNFAQLLFSADSLAAVQAHDTRTWGRVSHSLSLRIGCAVLTAMPEMS